CGAAGCGCGCTGACGCTTGGCCTGCTGGCCGTGGCTGGCCTGTGCGCGTTGCCGGCCGCCGCGCGCGACGCCAGTCCGACCCCGGATCAGCTGCGCTGGCTGCAGCGCGTGCAGTTCGGCCTGGACAGCGCCAGCGTGGCCGCACTCGGCCGTCAGGGCCAGCGCGACTACCTGCGCGCGCAGCTGCATGCCGACGCGGGCGATGCCGATCTGCCGCCGGCGGTGCAGGCGCAGCTGCGTGCCTACGAGGGTCTGAACGTGTCGGCGACGGCTGCGCTGACCCAGCTGGCGGCGCGGCAGAAGGAGATCAACGCCATGCCCGACGGCGACGCCAAGGCGGCCGCGAAGAAGGCGCTGCAGGAACAGAAGAACCAGACCGTGCAGCAGGTGCGTCAGGCCGAACTGCTGCGCGCGATCTACGACCCGGATCAGCTGCGCGAGCAGCTGGTGTGGTTCTGGCTCAACCATTTCAGCGTGCAGGCCGACAAGGCGCGCGTGGGCTGGGTGCTGGGCGACTACGTCGACCGCGCCATCCGCCCCAACGCGCTGGGCCACTTCTCCGACCTGGTGCTGGCCACGCTCAAGAGCCCGGCCATGCTGGACTACCTGGACAACGCGCAGAACGCCAGGGGCAAGGTCAACGAGAACTATGCGCGCGAGCTGATGGAGCTGCACACGCTCGGCGTGGACGCCGGCTATACCCAGCACGATGTGCAACAGCTGGCGCTGGTGCTGACCGGCGTGGGCATCGCGCCGCCCGATCGCGACGGCCCGCCCAAGCTCAAGCCGGCCCAGCAGGCCCAGTACCTGCGCGAGGGCGCGTTCGAGTTCAACCCGGCGCGCCATCAGGAGGGCGACAAGACCCTGCTGGGCCAGCGCATCGCCGGCGGTGGCTTCGACGAGGTGCGCAGCGCGGTGGAGCTGATCACCCGCCAGCCGGCGTGCGCGCACTTCATCTCCAGCCAGCTGGCGCAGTACTTCGTCGCCGATACGCCGCCGCCGGCGCTGGTGGACAGGATGGCCAAGGCCTTCCTGCGCAGCGATGGCGACATCGCCAAGGTGATGGAGGTGATGGTGAGCTCGCGCGAGTTCGCCGATGCCGGCCAGCGCAAGTTCAAGGATCCGTACCGCTATCTGGTGTCCTCGATCCGCTTCGCCTACGACGGTCAGGTGGTCGCCAACCCGGCGCCGCTGGTGGGCTGGCTGGGGCAGCTGGGCGAGCCGAGCTTCGGCCGGATCACGCCCGACGGCTGGCCGCTGGCCTCCGACGCCTGGAACAGCTCGGGCCAGATGGCCAAGCGCTTCGAGATCGCCCGCGCCATCGGCGGTGGCGATGCGCGGCTGTTCACGCCGGCCAAGGCCGATGGCAAGGCCGAGCAGCAGGGCGGCTTCCCGATGCCGGCCTCGCGGCTGTTCTACGCCGCGATCGAGCCGAGCCTGGCGCCGGCCACGCGCGAGGCGCTGGCCAAGGCGCGTTCGCAGCAGGAGTGGAACGCCTTCCTGCTGGCTTCGCCCGACTTCAACTACCGCTGATCCCGTACATCCCTGCACGAGGGTGTTGCCATGAAACGTCGTGAGTTCCTCATCGCCAGCGCACTGACCGCCGCCAGCGGCAGCCTGGGCTGGTCCGGGCGGCTGTTCGCCGCCCCGGCCAAGGATCGCAGCCGGATGCTGGTGGTCTTCTTGCGCGGCGGCTACGACTGCAACAACCTGCTGGTGCCGGTCGCCAGTGATTTCTACTACGCCTCGCGTCCCACTCTGGCCATCGCCCGGCCCGACCCGGGCAACGACAAGAGCGCCATCGCGCTGGACGCGCACTGGGGCCTCAACCCGGTGTTGCGCGACAGCCTGCTGCCGCTGTGGCAGAGGAAGCAGCTGGCGTTCGTGCCGTTCGCCGGCACCGACGACCTGTCGCGCAGCCACTTCGAGACCCAGGACGACATCGAATCGGGCGAGGCCGGCGCCGACCGCCACGACTACCGCTCCGGCTTCCTGGCGCGGCTGTCGGCGGTGATGACCGGCGTGCCGGCGATCGCCTTCACCGACTCGCTGCCGCTGAGCTTCCAGGGCGCCGGCGAGATCCCCAACCTGTCGCTGCGCAACGATGCCAAGCCGGTGTTCGACCCGCGCCAGTCCGACATCCTGGCCGGCATGTACCAGGGCACCCAGCTGGCCAGCGCGGCGCGCGATGGGCTGGCCCTGCGCCAGCAGGTGAGCCAGGCGCTGCAGCAGGAGATGATGCAGGCCAGCCGCGGCGCAGCCAGCGCGCGCAGCTTCGCCGACGAGACCCGGCGCATGGCCGTGCTGATGCGCGACAAGTACCGGCTGGGCTTCGTCGATGTCGGCGGCTGGGACACGCACGTCAACCAGGGCAGCACCGACGGCCAGCTGGCCAACAACCTCAAGAACCTCGGCCAGGGCCTGGCCGCCTATGCCGATGCGCTGGGCGATGACTGGAACGATACGGTGGTGGTGGTGCTGAGCGAGTTCGGCCGCACCTTCCGCGAGAACGGCGACAAGGGCACCGACCACGGCCATGGCACCACGTACTGGGTGCTGGGCGGCGACGTCAACGGCGGGCGCATCGCCGGGCCGCAGGTGGAGGTGGCGCAGGCCAACCTGCTGCAGAACCGTGACTATCCGGTGCTGACCAACTACCGCGACCTGTTCGGCGGCCTGCTGCAGCGCATGTGGGGCTTGAACGGCACCCAGCTCGAACAGGTCTTCCCCGGCGCCAGGCC
The window above is part of the Pseudoxanthomonas sp. X-1 genome. Proteins encoded here:
- a CDS encoding DUF1800 domain-containing protein, encoding MHSPASPSDALLTRGRRSALTLGLLAVAGLCALPAAARDASPTPDQLRWLQRVQFGLDSASVAALGRQGQRDYLRAQLHADAGDADLPPAVQAQLRAYEGLNVSATAALTQLAARQKEINAMPDGDAKAAAKKALQEQKNQTVQQVRQAELLRAIYDPDQLREQLVWFWLNHFSVQADKARVGWVLGDYVDRAIRPNALGHFSDLVLATLKSPAMLDYLDNAQNARGKVNENYARELMELHTLGVDAGYTQHDVQQLALVLTGVGIAPPDRDGPPKLKPAQQAQYLREGAFEFNPARHQEGDKTLLGQRIAGGGFDEVRSAVELITRQPACAHFISSQLAQYFVADTPPPALVDRMAKAFLRSDGDIAKVMEVMVSSREFADAGQRKFKDPYRYLVSSIRFAYDGQVVANPAPLVGWLGQLGEPSFGRITPDGWPLASDAWNSSGQMAKRFEIARAIGGGDARLFTPAKADGKAEQQGGFPMPASRLFYAAIEPSLAPATREALAKARSQQEWNAFLLASPDFNYR
- a CDS encoding DUF1501 domain-containing protein, whose protein sequence is MKRREFLIASALTAASGSLGWSGRLFAAPAKDRSRMLVVFLRGGYDCNNLLVPVASDFYYASRPTLAIARPDPGNDKSAIALDAHWGLNPVLRDSLLPLWQRKQLAFVPFAGTDDLSRSHFETQDDIESGEAGADRHDYRSGFLARLSAVMTGVPAIAFTDSLPLSFQGAGEIPNLSLRNDAKPVFDPRQSDILAGMYQGTQLASAARDGLALRQQVSQALQQEMMQASRGAASARSFADETRRMAVLMRDKYRLGFVDVGGWDTHVNQGSTDGQLANNLKNLGQGLAAYADALGDDWNDTVVVVLSEFGRTFRENGDKGTDHGHGTTYWVLGGDVNGGRIAGPQVEVAQANLLQNRDYPVLTNYRDLFGGLLQRMWGLNGTQLEQVFPGARPKDLQLV